From Thermomonas sp. XSG, one genomic window encodes:
- the pheA gene encoding prephenate dehydratase: MAKKTPTTTKATSKRGAQKPAEKPPERTAKKAVAEPKLDLAQVRAQIDGIDLQIQQLIAERANWAHQVGRAKGKLAAAVDYYRPEREAQVLRRVVDRNDGPLADDVLVRLFREVMSACLAQQEPLKIGYLGPEGTFSQQAVYKHFGHSAHGLPLGSIEEVFQEVANGSADFGVVPVENSGQGTIQVTLDLFLTSPLRICGEVELRVHQYLLSRSGRLEDVERIFGHPQALAQAGGWLRTNLPGVEKIPTSSNAEGARRARNADDSAAIAGESAAVVYGLRKIAGPIEDRSDNTTRFLVIGRQAFPPSGNDRTSLLVFIRDRPGALYGVLEPLARRGISMNRIESRPEHGHKWQYAFFIDVAGHCEESPLKDALAEINAAGDEVRVLGSYPVAIL, encoded by the coding sequence ATGGCTAAGAAAACCCCGACCACGACGAAAGCCACCTCGAAGAGGGGTGCGCAGAAGCCCGCGGAAAAGCCCCCGGAAAGGACCGCGAAGAAGGCTGTTGCCGAGCCCAAGCTCGACCTGGCCCAGGTACGCGCGCAGATCGACGGCATCGACCTGCAGATCCAGCAGCTGATCGCCGAGCGTGCCAACTGGGCGCACCAGGTCGGCAGGGCCAAGGGCAAGCTGGCGGCCGCGGTGGATTACTACCGTCCCGAGCGCGAGGCGCAGGTGCTGCGGCGGGTGGTAGATCGCAATGACGGCCCGCTGGCCGACGACGTGCTGGTACGGCTGTTCCGCGAGGTGATGTCTGCCTGCCTGGCCCAGCAGGAGCCTTTGAAGATCGGCTACCTCGGCCCGGAGGGCACCTTCAGCCAGCAAGCGGTCTACAAGCACTTCGGCCATTCCGCGCACGGCCTGCCGCTGGGCAGCATCGAGGAGGTGTTCCAGGAGGTCGCCAATGGCAGCGCCGACTTCGGCGTGGTGCCGGTGGAAAACTCCGGGCAGGGCACCATCCAGGTGACCCTGGACCTGTTCCTGACCTCGCCGCTGCGCATCTGCGGCGAGGTGGAGCTGCGCGTGCACCAGTACCTGCTGTCGCGCAGCGGGCGGCTGGAGGACGTGGAACGCATCTTCGGCCACCCGCAGGCGTTGGCGCAGGCCGGCGGCTGGTTGCGCACCAACCTGCCGGGGGTCGAGAAGATCCCCACCTCCAGCAATGCCGAGGGCGCGCGGCGTGCGCGCAACGCCGACGATTCGGCAGCCATCGCCGGCGAGTCCGCGGCGGTGGTGTACGGCCTGCGCAAGATCGCCGGCCCGATCGAGGACCGCAGCGACAACACCACCCGCTTCCTCGTGATCGGCCGGCAGGCGTTCCCGCCGTCGGGAAATGACCGCACCTCGCTGCTGGTGTTCATCCGCGACCGCCCCGGTGCGCTGTACGGCGTGCTGGAGCCGCTGGCCCGCCGCGGCATCAGCATGAACCGGATCGAATCGCGGCCCGAGCACGGCCACAAGTGGCAGTACGCGTTCTTCATCGACGTGGCCGGCCACTGCGAGGAGTCGCCGCTGAAGGACGCGCTGGCGGAAATCAACGCCGCCGGCGACGAAGTGCGCGTACTGGGTTCCTATCCGGTGGCCATCCTCTGA
- the hisC gene encoding histidinol-phosphate transaminase, which produces MIDFASLANAGIRALRAYDPGHDLVALRRAAPRPLLELGSNENPHGASPLAVRAAIAALDGAHVYPDPLGGDLKRALADMHGVGTEGILLGNGSHELLMQFAQVFAGPGDEVVASQYGFAVYALAAQAAGATLRLAPALPRDHTMPRGHDLEALCAAITPRTRLVYLANPNNPTGTWYSAADFEAFLVDVPAQVLVVVDEAYAEFVDAPDCASALPLLAKHPNLVVTRTFSKAHALAGLRVGYALAHPDCIAVMERVRESFNVNAPGLAAAQASLADAAHLAASLEANREQRQALAGALRARGLAVSPSQTNFLLVEFGDGTACVEAALLARGVILRPMGGYGLGDCLRITVGTESDNARLLAALDEVLA; this is translated from the coding sequence ATGATCGACTTCGCTTCGCTCGCCAACGCCGGCATCCGCGCGCTGCGCGCCTACGATCCCGGCCATGACCTCGTCGCGCTGCGCCGCGCCGCGCCGCGGCCGTTGCTGGAGCTGGGCTCCAACGAGAACCCCCACGGCGCCAGTCCGCTGGCGGTCCGCGCTGCCATCGCCGCGCTGGACGGCGCGCACGTGTATCCCGATCCGCTGGGCGGCGACCTGAAACGCGCGTTGGCCGACATGCACGGCGTCGGCACCGAGGGCATCCTGCTGGGCAATGGCTCGCACGAACTGCTGATGCAGTTCGCGCAGGTGTTCGCCGGGCCGGGCGACGAGGTGGTGGCTTCGCAATATGGGTTTGCCGTGTATGCGCTGGCCGCGCAGGCCGCGGGCGCCACGCTGCGGCTGGCGCCGGCGTTGCCGCGCGACCACACGATGCCGCGCGGCCATGATCTCGAAGCGCTGTGCGCGGCGATCACGCCGCGCACCCGGCTGGTGTACCTCGCCAACCCCAACAATCCCACCGGCACCTGGTATTCCGCTGCGGACTTCGAGGCCTTTCTCGTGGACGTGCCGGCGCAGGTGCTGGTGGTCGTGGACGAGGCGTATGCGGAATTCGTCGATGCGCCGGATTGCGCCAGCGCGCTGCCGCTGCTGGCGAAGCATCCGAACCTGGTCGTCACCCGCACCTTCAGCAAGGCGCATGCGCTGGCGGGGCTGCGGGTGGGCTACGCGCTGGCGCACCCGGACTGCATCGCGGTGATGGAGCGGGTGCGCGAGAGCTTCAATGTCAACGCGCCGGGGCTGGCAGCGGCGCAGGCGTCGCTGGCCGACGCCGCCCATCTTGCCGCCTCGCTGGAGGCCAACCGCGAACAGCGGCAGGCGCTGGCCGGCGCGCTGCGCGCGCGCGGGCTGGCGGTGTCGCCCTCGCAGACCAACTTCCTGCTGGTCGAATTCGGCGATGGCACCGCGTGCGTGGAGGCGGCACTGCTGGCGCGCGGGGTGATCCTGCGGCCGATGGGCGGCTACGGGCTGGGCGACTGCCTGCGCATCACCGTGGGCACGGAGAGCGACAACGCGCGGCTGCTGGCCGCGCTGGACGAGGTGCTGGCGTGA
- a CDS encoding polyhydroxyalkanoic acid system family protein, with the protein MRQHPAIAIAMSRIDIRHAHALPKPQARKAVEEVARKLQERFQVDCAWNGDMLNFSRSGIDGHIALEEGGLHVFAKLGFLAAMFKDPIEAEIKRVLQERF; encoded by the coding sequence ATGCGGCAACACCCCGCCATCGCCATCGCCATGTCCCGCATCGATATCCGCCACGCCCATGCCCTGCCCAAGCCGCAAGCCCGCAAGGCGGTAGAGGAAGTTGCGCGCAAGCTGCAGGAACGGTTCCAGGTCGACTGCGCCTGGAACGGCGACATGCTGAATTTCTCGCGCTCCGGTATCGATGGCCACATTGCGCTGGAGGAGGGCGGGCTGCACGTGTTCGCCAAGCTCGGCTTCCTGGCCGCGATGTTCAAGGACCCGATCGAAGCGGAAATCAAGCGGGTGCTGCAGGAACGTTTCTGA
- the serC gene encoding 3-phosphoserine/phosphohydroxythreonine transaminase, translating into MSRAYNFSPGPAMLPEPVLRQAQATMLEFGDCGASILEISHRGPEFIKVAQQAEADLRTLLAIPDDYAVIFTAGGATTVQALLPLNFAAPGQPCDYVVSGHWGKTALKQAAHCVNARTAASSEAGGFRDVPARADWQLSPDAAYVHVTANETIHGVEWRDIPAAGNAPLIADFSSSIASEPLDVSKFGAIYAGAQKNLGPVGISVLIVRRDLLERSGQPRAPIFDYAAQAKADSMLNTPPSWNWYVLGLTVKWMLDEGGVAEFARRSARKAAALYAAIDGSGGYYRNEVAPGARSRMNVPFFLHDPALDKVFLDEAKQAGLVALKGHRVLGGMRASLYNAMPEAGVQALVDFMREFQQAHG; encoded by the coding sequence ATGTCACGCGCCTACAACTTCAGCCCCGGCCCCGCGATGCTGCCGGAACCCGTGTTGCGCCAGGCGCAGGCCACGATGCTGGAGTTCGGCGACTGCGGCGCGTCGATCCTCGAGATCAGCCACCGCGGCCCGGAGTTCATCAAGGTGGCGCAACAGGCCGAGGCCGACCTGCGCACCCTGCTGGCGATCCCCGACGACTACGCGGTGATCTTCACCGCCGGCGGCGCGACCACGGTGCAGGCGCTGCTGCCGCTGAACTTCGCCGCGCCCGGCCAGCCTTGCGACTACGTGGTCAGCGGCCACTGGGGCAAGACCGCGCTCAAGCAGGCGGCGCACTGCGTGAACGCCCGCACCGCCGCCAGCAGCGAAGCCGGCGGATTCCGCGACGTGCCGGCGCGCGCCGACTGGCAGCTTTCGCCCGACGCGGCCTACGTCCACGTCACCGCCAACGAGACCATCCACGGGGTGGAGTGGCGCGACATTCCGGCTGCCGGCAACGCGCCGCTGATCGCCGACTTCAGCTCCTCCATCGCTTCGGAACCGCTGGACGTGTCGAAGTTCGGCGCTATCTACGCCGGCGCGCAGAAAAACCTGGGTCCGGTTGGCATCAGCGTGCTGATCGTGCGCCGCGACCTGCTGGAGCGCAGCGGCCAGCCGCGCGCGCCGATCTTCGACTACGCCGCGCAGGCGAAAGCCGATTCGATGCTCAACACCCCGCCGAGCTGGAACTGGTACGTGCTGGGCCTGACCGTGAAGTGGATGCTGGACGAAGGTGGCGTGGCCGAGTTCGCCCGTCGCAGCGCGCGCAAGGCGGCGGCGCTGTATGCCGCCATCGACGGCTCCGGCGGCTATTACCGCAACGAGGTGGCGCCGGGCGCGCGTTCGCGCATGAACGTGCCGTTCTTCCTGCACGATCCGGCGCTGGACAAGGTCTTCCTCGACGAAGCCAAGCAGGCGGGATTGGTAGCGCTGAAGGGCCACCGCGTGCTCGGGGGCATGCGCGCATCGCTCTACAACGCCATGCCGGAAGCCGGCGTGCAGGCACTGGTCGATTTCATGCGGGAGTTCCAGCAGGCCCATGGCTAA
- the aroA gene encoding 3-phosphoshikimate 1-carboxyvinyltransferase, translating into MSAAKDWVARTGAPLRGTLAIPGDKSISHRAVMFAALADGVSTIDGFLEGEDTRATAAIFARMGVRIETPSPSRRIVHGVGIDGLRAPDGPLDCGNAGTGMRLLAGLLAAQRFDSVLVGDASLSKRPMRRVTVPLAEMGARIDTGEGGTPPLRIHGGQPLVGTDHALEVASAQVKSALLLAGLYAAGETVVREPHPTRDYTERMLSAFGVDITFSPGFARLRGGQRLQATDVAVPADFSSAAFFLVAASIVPGSELRLRQVGLNPRRTGLLQVLRMMGADICEEHAAIHGGEPVADLVVRHAPLRGIEVPEALVPDMIDEFPALFIAAACAEGPTVVRGAGELRVKESDRLAVMAAGLRTLGRRVDETADGATLHPGPLGGGTIESHDDHRIAMAFAVAGQMAAGEVRIHDVATVATSFPGFDALAREAGFGLEDGAGGQGR; encoded by the coding sequence GTGAGTGCGGCGAAGGATTGGGTGGCGCGGACGGGCGCGCCGCTGCGTGGGACGCTGGCGATTCCCGGCGACAAGTCGATCAGCCACCGGGCGGTGATGTTCGCCGCGCTAGCCGACGGCGTTTCCACGATTGATGGCTTTCTGGAAGGCGAGGACACCCGCGCCACTGCGGCGATCTTCGCGCGCATGGGCGTGCGCATCGAGACGCCATCGCCGTCGCGACGGATCGTGCACGGCGTCGGCATCGACGGCCTGCGGGCGCCGGACGGCCCGCTGGACTGCGGCAACGCCGGCACCGGCATGCGCCTGCTGGCGGGCCTGCTGGCGGCGCAGCGGTTCGATTCGGTGCTGGTCGGCGATGCTTCGCTGTCGAAGCGCCCGATGCGGCGCGTGACCGTGCCGCTGGCGGAGATGGGCGCGCGCATCGATACCGGAGAGGGCGGCACGCCGCCGCTGCGCATCCACGGTGGCCAGCCACTGGTCGGCACCGACCACGCGCTGGAAGTGGCCAGTGCGCAGGTGAAGTCGGCGCTGCTGCTGGCCGGGCTGTACGCCGCTGGCGAGACCGTGGTGCGCGAGCCGCACCCCACCCGCGACTACACCGAGCGGATGCTCTCCGCTTTCGGCGTGGACATCACGTTCTCGCCCGGCTTCGCCCGCCTGCGCGGCGGCCAGCGCCTGCAGGCCACTGACGTGGCGGTGCCGGCGGACTTCTCCTCGGCGGCGTTCTTCCTGGTCGCCGCCAGCATCGTGCCGGGCTCCGAATTGCGCCTGCGGCAGGTGGGGTTGAACCCGCGCCGGACCGGGCTTCTGCAGGTGCTGCGGATGATGGGCGCGGACATCTGCGAAGAACATGCCGCCATACACGGTGGCGAACCGGTGGCCGACCTGGTGGTGCGGCATGCGCCGCTGCGCGGCATCGAGGTGCCCGAGGCGCTGGTGCCGGACATGATCGACGAGTTCCCGGCGCTGTTCATCGCCGCGGCCTGCGCCGAGGGCCCCACCGTGGTGCGCGGTGCGGGGGAGCTGCGGGTCAAGGAATCCGACCGGCTCGCGGTGATGGCGGCCGGCCTGCGCACGCTGGGCCGGCGCGTGGATGAAACCGCGGATGGCGCCACCCTCCATCCGGGCCCGCTGGGCGGCGGCACGATCGAAAGCCACGATGACCACCGCATCGCCATGGCCTTCGCGGTGGCTGGGCAGATGGCCGCCGGCGAAGTGCGGATCCACGATGTTGCGACCGTGGCGACGTCTTTCCCCGGCTTCGACGCGCTGGCGCGCGAGGCGGGCTTCGGGCTGGAGGATGGCGCAGGCGGGCAGGGCCGGTAA